One Roseomonas sp. OT10 DNA window includes the following coding sequences:
- a CDS encoding 3-hydroxyacyl-CoA dehydrogenase NAD-binding domain-containing protein, which produces MDETADRAAPAMPRRVAVIGTGVIGASWAALFLARGLEVDAWDPAPGAAEALRAAVAAHWPVLEAIGLAPGASPDRLRLWPSPEEAVAAAGFVQENGPERLELKRDLFRRLDAAAPAATVLASSSSTLMASTFQDACARHPERVVLGHPFNPPHLIPLVEVAGGRLTAEAAVTGAMAFYAGLGKRPIRLRKEVLGHVANRLQAALWQEAFHLVREGVASVADVDAAIAHGPGLRWALLGPFLNLHLSGGAGGIAHLLDHLGPPTEAMWRDLGQVEITPGLRGAVVRGVDDELATVGPEAMLRQRDDILARLLALKARAPDLP; this is translated from the coding sequence ATGGACGAGACCGCAGACCGGGCCGCGCCGGCCATGCCGCGCCGCGTCGCGGTGATCGGCACCGGGGTGATCGGCGCGAGCTGGGCGGCGCTGTTCCTCGCGCGCGGGCTGGAGGTGGATGCCTGGGACCCCGCGCCCGGGGCGGCCGAGGCGCTGCGCGCGGCGGTGGCGGCGCACTGGCCCGTGCTGGAGGCGATCGGCCTCGCCCCCGGTGCCTCGCCCGACCGGCTGCGGCTGTGGCCCAGCCCGGAGGAGGCGGTGGCGGCGGCCGGCTTCGTGCAGGAGAACGGCCCGGAGCGGCTGGAGCTGAAGCGCGACCTGTTCCGCCGCCTGGACGCGGCGGCGCCGGCGGCGACGGTCCTCGCCTCCTCCTCCTCCACGCTGATGGCCAGCACCTTCCAGGACGCCTGTGCCCGCCATCCGGAGCGCGTGGTGCTCGGCCATCCCTTCAACCCGCCGCACCTGATCCCGCTGGTCGAGGTCGCGGGCGGCCGCCTGACCGCGGAGGCGGCGGTGACGGGTGCGATGGCCTTCTATGCCGGGCTGGGCAAGCGCCCCATCCGCCTGCGCAAGGAGGTGCTAGGCCATGTCGCCAACCGGCTGCAGGCGGCATTGTGGCAGGAGGCCTTCCACCTGGTCCGCGAGGGTGTCGCCTCCGTGGCGGACGTGGATGCCGCCATCGCGCACGGGCCGGGGCTGCGCTGGGCGCTGCTGGGCCCGTTCCTGAACCTGCACCTCTCCGGCGGGGCGGGCGGAATCGCGCATCTGCTCGACCATCTCGGCCCGCCGACCGAGGCGATGTGGCGCGACCTGGGCCAGGTGGAGATCACGCCGGGGCTGCGCGGGGCGGTGGTGCGGGGCGTGGACGACGAGCTGGCCACGGTCGGGCCGGAGGCCATGCTGCGGCAGCGCGACGACATCCTGGCCCGGCTGCTGGCGCTGAAGGCGCGGGCACCCGACCTGCCCTGA
- a CDS encoding class I adenylate-forming enzyme family protein, with amino-acid sequence MEPDQPLPDLSLPDLPLHGAGEAKPPVPTLTAMLDLAARDAGERVAVRHRDEALTYAELGRAATALARRLAAEGLAGEVTALLLPNSIAFVIAYFAALRARTAPALANPLYPAAQLEPLLREVGAVAAICTPDTREMARSLAPRAGLRRVLCFGEDITLEGLLAEPGEDGALPAPRPDDVAALLFTGGTTGLPKAVEYDHGQLLTALRCTDYNWPTRLGGDIWLPIAPFTHVYGFLQGLLGPVRAQAEMVIPERFKPEHVVDLLARHRVTVFGGGPPAIYAGLLAAPNLAGADLSALRVCPGGGAPFPMELIERWRRVTGLEIHEGYGMTEMPAISGITALSGLRPGSVGRPIPCNTVQVVDAETGRTVLPPGERGEVRFRGPHMMRGYRNRPEETSTVLRNGFIHTGDIGYLDGDGFLHITDRKKDVILVKGFNVYPREVEEAISLHPRVAAVGVVGVPDERSGERVVAYVVPVAGEALDEAEVAAHCAARLIAYRCPADIHIVDRLPLTGAQKLDRKALRALAQGE; translated from the coding sequence ATGGAGCCGGATCAGCCGCTGCCCGACCTGTCCCTGCCCGATCTGCCGTTGCACGGCGCGGGGGAGGCCAAGCCGCCCGTCCCCACCCTGACGGCGATGCTGGACCTGGCGGCCCGCGATGCGGGAGAGCGGGTCGCCGTGCGGCACCGCGACGAGGCGCTGACCTATGCGGAGCTGGGGCGCGCCGCCACGGCGCTGGCCCGGCGCCTGGCCGCGGAGGGGCTGGCGGGCGAGGTCACGGCGCTGCTGCTGCCCAACTCCATCGCCTTCGTCATCGCCTATTTCGCGGCGCTGCGGGCGCGCACCGCGCCCGCCCTGGCGAACCCGCTCTATCCCGCCGCGCAGCTGGAGCCGCTGTTGCGCGAGGTCGGGGCGGTGGCGGCGATCTGCACGCCCGACACCCGCGAGATGGCGCGGTCCCTGGCGCCCCGCGCCGGGCTGCGGCGCGTGCTCTGCTTCGGAGAGGACATCACCCTGGAGGGGCTGCTGGCGGAGCCGGGGGAGGACGGGGCGCTGCCGGCGCCCCGCCCGGACGACGTGGCCGCGCTGCTCTTCACCGGCGGCACCACCGGACTGCCCAAGGCGGTGGAGTACGACCATGGCCAGCTCCTCACCGCCCTGCGCTGCACCGACTACAACTGGCCGACGCGGCTGGGCGGCGACATCTGGCTGCCCATCGCCCCCTTCACCCATGTCTACGGCTTCCTCCAGGGGCTGCTCGGCCCGGTGCGGGCCCAGGCGGAGATGGTGATCCCCGAGCGCTTCAAGCCGGAGCACGTGGTGGATCTGCTGGCGCGGCACCGCGTCACCGTCTTCGGCGGCGGGCCGCCCGCGATCTATGCCGGGCTGCTGGCGGCGCCCAACCTGGCCGGGGCGGACCTGTCCGCCCTGCGCGTCTGCCCCGGCGGCGGCGCGCCCTTCCCGATGGAGCTGATCGAACGCTGGCGCCGCGTCACCGGCCTGGAGATCCACGAGGGCTACGGCATGACGGAGATGCCCGCGATCAGCGGCATCACCGCGTTGAGCGGGCTGCGCCCCGGTTCGGTGGGGCGGCCGATCCCGTGCAACACCGTGCAGGTCGTGGATGCCGAGACCGGGCGCACCGTGCTGCCGCCCGGCGAGCGGGGGGAGGTGCGCTTCCGCGGCCCGCACATGATGCGCGGCTACCGCAACCGGCCGGAGGAGACGTCGACGGTGCTGCGCAACGGCTTCATCCACACCGGCGACATCGGCTACCTGGACGGGGACGGCTTCCTCCACATCACGGACCGCAAGAAGGACGTGATCCTGGTGAAGGGCTTCAACGTCTATCCGCGCGAGGTGGAGGAGGCGATCAGCCTGCACCCCAGGGTCGCCGCCGTCGGCGTGGTGGGCGTGCCGGACGAGCGCAGCGGCGAGCGCGTGGTGGCCTATGTCGTGCCGGTGGCGGGCGAGGCGCTGGACGAGGCGGAGGTCGCCGCGCATTGCGCCGCACGGCTGATCGCGTATCGCTGCCCCGCCGACATCCACATCGTCGACCGCCTGCCCCTGACCGGGGCGCAGAAGCTCGACCGCAAGGCGCTGCGCGCGCTGGCGCAGGGGGAGTAG